A region of Prochlorococcus marinus subsp. pastoris str. CCMP1986 DNA encodes the following proteins:
- a CDS encoding peptidase E, with protein MSNKNIVAIGGGGFGRSLGELKIEKYITSLVKKESPKICFIPTASGDNDSYKLNFYRAFSKLNCITSHLDFFSRTENLEKKILSQDIIYVGGGNTKSMLAVWKEWDLQNILKIAYEKGIIMSGVSAGAICWFDQGITDSFSDKLELINTLGIIKGIACPHYDEEKEREPFVKKIIKNQRIDSCICIEGNCALHIKNDFNYVSINFGNKKKCIKISSENNELIKEYFKNYDCI; from the coding sequence ATGTCAAATAAAAATATTGTGGCAATTGGAGGTGGAGGTTTTGGAAGGTCCTTAGGTGAACTTAAGATAGAGAAATATATTACGTCATTAGTTAAAAAGGAAAGCCCAAAAATCTGTTTTATTCCTACTGCATCAGGAGATAATGATTCATATAAATTAAATTTTTATAGAGCTTTTTCAAAATTAAATTGTATAACTAGTCATCTTGATTTCTTTTCAAGAACAGAAAACTTGGAAAAAAAAATTCTATCCCAAGATATTATTTATGTTGGAGGAGGAAATACAAAAAGTATGTTGGCGGTTTGGAAAGAATGGGATCTGCAGAATATTCTGAAAATTGCTTATGAAAAAGGCATAATTATGAGTGGTGTCAGTGCTGGCGCGATATGCTGGTTTGATCAAGGAATTACGGACTCTTTCTCTGATAAATTAGAGCTAATAAATACTTTAGGAATAATAAAGGGGATAGCATGCCCTCATTATGATGAGGAAAAAGAAAGAGAACCTTTCGTTAAAAAAATAATTAAAAACCAAAGAATTGATTCTTGTATTTGTATAGAAGGCAATTGTGCCTTGCATATTAAAAATGATTTTAATTATGTATCAATTAATTTTGGAAATAAAAAGAAGTGTATAAAAATATCTAGCGAAAATAATGAATTAATTAAAGAATATTTTAAAAATTATGATTGTATATAA
- a CDS encoding GNAT family N-acetyltransferase has protein sequence MNLKQITQKDQLDLKKIYFDSIISIDQKIYTSEQKRAWASQAWDNKYFNLTLKEGKGWLINEREKIIAFASRYPNNRISLLYCRGDSQRKGYGTKLLKKIEKEAIKEGLPCLTTEASLISYKLFLKNSWKIIRKEKIIIKNITFERYKMIKNF, from the coding sequence ATGAATTTAAAACAAATTACCCAAAAAGATCAACTTGATTTAAAAAAAATATATTTTGATTCAATAATTTCTATCGATCAGAAAATTTATACTTCAGAACAAAAAAGAGCTTGGGCAAGTCAAGCCTGGGATAATAAATATTTTAATTTAACCTTAAAGGAAGGTAAAGGATGGCTTATTAATGAAAGAGAGAAGATAATTGCTTTTGCCTCAAGATATCCAAATAATAGAATTTCCCTTTTATATTGCAGAGGAGATTCACAAAGGAAAGGTTATGGGACAAAGTTACTCAAAAAAATAGAAAAGGAAGCCATAAAAGAGGGTTTACCTTGCTTAACAACAGAGGCAAGCTTAATTAGTTATAAATTATTTCTAAAAAATAGCTGGAAAATAATTCGTAAAGAAAAAATAATTATCAAGAATATAACATTTGAAAGATATAAGATGATAAAAAATTTTTAA
- a CDS encoding DUF3303 domain-containing protein codes for MQMYLADCQFPDIDNQVKAYKLFVEAWENGEMAKADKTANFEMLFRVHAPGEGRVVCLCKAYSDKEVFEHFAPWRAKFGIHMEFTPVTSCQNIVDYHKDLFKSMN; via the coding sequence ATGCAAATGTATCTTGCGGATTGTCAATTTCCAGATATTGATAATCAGGTTAAGGCCTATAAATTATTTGTAGAGGCATGGGAGAATGGCGAAATGGCTAAAGCTGACAAAACTGCAAATTTTGAAATGCTCTTTAGAGTACATGCTCCTGGTGAAGGAAGAGTAGTTTGTTTGTGTAAAGCTTATAGTGATAAGGAAGTTTTTGAACATTTCGCCCCTTGGAGAGCAAAATTTGGAATTCATATGGAATTTACTCCTGTGACCAGTTGTCAAAACATTGTGGATTATCACAAAGACTTATTTAAATCAATGAATTAA
- a CDS encoding DCC1-like thiol-disulfide oxidoreductase family protein yields the protein MNTNLTFIYDGECPFCNHFAELLELKSKINKISILDGRKNPKIIKSLLEKGYDIDRGAILLKDDDIFHGAEAINKICNQINNPSGKLLKLLSNIFKSNKRTNLLFPFLVRARRLALIAKGVPTSLV from the coding sequence ATGAATACAAATTTAACATTTATATATGATGGAGAATGTCCTTTTTGTAATCATTTTGCAGAACTTTTAGAGCTTAAAAGTAAAATAAATAAAATTTCTATTCTCGATGGCAGAAAAAATCCCAAAATAATTAAATCTCTTTTAGAGAAAGGTTATGACATCGATAGAGGAGCAATCCTTCTTAAGGATGATGACATATTTCATGGGGCTGAAGCAATAAATAAAATATGTAATCAAATAAATAACCCTTCTGGCAAACTTTTAAAACTCTTATCAAATATCTTTAAATCAAACAAAAGAACGAATTTATTGTTTCCCTTTCTTGTAAGAGCAAGAAGATTAGCCTTAATTGCAAAAGGTGTGCCAACTTCTTTAGTTTGA
- a CDS encoding MBL fold metallo-hydrolase: MTFEAKYLGSNGWLIKFDKTNLIIDPWLTGDLIFPPGEWFFKGSLDNEILIEEDINIILLTQGLPDHCHVPSLKKFKKDIDIICSNSAKGILEKLGFTSIKVLKPKEKIMQKELEIEATAGAPVPQIENGYIVKDYKGKGFYIEPHGYLDENVNSQELDAVITPIINLELPLVGSFVKGADVLPKLIKTFNPKYILSSTAGGEAKYTGLLNKFISVQEYAEEVKCNLVNLKTMDSVKI, translated from the coding sequence ATGACTTTTGAAGCCAAATATCTAGGTTCAAACGGTTGGTTGATCAAATTTGATAAAACTAACTTAATAATAGATCCCTGGCTTACAGGTGATTTGATATTCCCTCCAGGAGAGTGGTTTTTCAAAGGTTCACTAGATAATGAAATTTTAATTGAGGAAGACATTAATATAATTTTATTGACGCAAGGCTTACCCGATCATTGCCATGTTCCTTCATTAAAAAAGTTTAAAAAAGATATTGATATCATCTGCTCCAATAGTGCAAAAGGAATTCTTGAAAAATTAGGCTTTACTTCGATCAAAGTTCTTAAACCAAAAGAAAAAATCATGCAAAAGGAACTAGAAATAGAAGCTACTGCTGGTGCTCCCGTACCACAAATAGAAAATGGATACATAGTAAAAGACTATAAAGGAAAGGGTTTCTACATAGAACCACATGGTTATCTTGATGAAAACGTTAATTCTCAAGAATTAGATGCAGTCATAACTCCAATAATTAACCTTGAACTTCCTCTTGTTGGATCTTTTGTAAAAGGGGCCGATGTGCTTCCCAAATTAATAAAAACTTTTAATCCAAAATATATACTTTCAAGTACTGCTGGAGGAGAAGCAAAATATACAGGCCTTTTAAACAAATTTATATCAGTTCAGGAATATGCAGAAGAAGTAAAATGTAACCTGGTAAATTTAAAAACTATGGATTCTGTAAAAATTTAG
- the pepN gene encoding aminopeptidase N, translating into MLNVSDNKNNNQYIKLEDYKPFDYEIPNIFLDFIIEDKRVIVKTELEFIKKNININSLILDGIDIFVEKIYLDESLLEENNYSIQKNRLLIKPILKETFTLKIVGTIKPKENFSLLGMYESNGIITTQCEAEGFRRISYHSDRPDILSKYKVRIEANKEDFPVLLSNGNLVKANDLKHRRHEVIWEDPYPKPSYLFALVAGKLNCIKDNFNTKSNKKVEINIYVEKGDEKYVKHSINSLKKSMKWDEEKYNLEYDLSLFNIVAIRHFNMGAMENKSLNIFNSKLILANKETTTDEELERIEGVIAHEYFHNWTGNRITCRDWFQLSLKEGLTVFRDQEFTSDLHNRSIKRLEDAKFLRKAQFREDSGPTSHPVRPEKYLEIDNFYTTTIYEKGAEIIRMLKTLVKEENFNNGFSNFISTYDGKAATIDQFVNKILENNKEINNEKFKTWYKQNGTPLVKFKRKWDKEKQILKIQVSQINSNKKNLYNDLPLIIPINIAIFLNSYEKIKKTLILKEKEEEFTLENINSKFDSPIISYFRNFSAPIKWETDTTFAEKLLILEFETDYFTIYDTIKGIYKKIICKRIYEEPDINIENKLITTLRSIIRNNKSINLSLLSEILSIPTFSEIESEIKKVDPLKVYKTIDDLNYLFGTKLKVELLNKLKEIDKNITKLWPEGKDERKLIETIWRLLLHSKYEGIKNKVISYIDSNSMTLSKAALNVFTRINCPERELISNIFFNKWKHNPVVLDNWFFFKASIEINNNQKNIEALFKNEYFDVKSPNTLKSILNAYVTRNSLFHSRDGSGYKYVADKILEYDKSNPIVISRFLKIFSTFRQYENPYKRNIIKVLDYIKKNKLSPNTREIIDAILN; encoded by the coding sequence ATGCTTAACGTTTCAGACAATAAGAACAATAATCAATATATAAAACTGGAGGATTACAAACCCTTTGATTATGAAATACCTAATATTTTTTTGGATTTCATAATTGAAGACAAAAGAGTAATTGTTAAAACCGAACTAGAATTCATTAAAAAGAATATTAATATAAATTCCCTTATTCTTGATGGGATAGATATATTTGTTGAAAAGATATATTTAGATGAATCTTTATTAGAAGAAAATAACTATTCAATACAAAAAAATAGATTATTAATTAAACCCATACTCAAAGAAACTTTTACCTTAAAGATTGTGGGAACAATTAAACCAAAGGAGAATTTTTCACTTTTAGGAATGTATGAAAGTAATGGAATTATTACTACGCAATGCGAAGCAGAAGGCTTTAGAAGAATAAGTTACCATTCTGATAGACCTGATATTTTAAGTAAATACAAAGTAAGGATCGAGGCTAATAAGGAAGATTTTCCTGTTTTACTTTCTAATGGAAATCTAGTCAAAGCAAATGATCTTAAACACAGAAGGCACGAAGTGATATGGGAAGATCCATATCCTAAACCCTCATATCTTTTCGCTTTAGTTGCAGGAAAACTGAACTGCATAAAAGATAACTTCAATACTAAATCTAATAAAAAAGTAGAAATAAATATTTACGTGGAAAAAGGTGATGAAAAATATGTAAAACATTCAATCAATTCATTAAAGAAGTCAATGAAATGGGACGAAGAAAAATATAATCTTGAATACGATTTATCTTTATTTAATATTGTTGCAATTAGGCATTTCAATATGGGAGCGATGGAAAATAAAAGCCTCAATATTTTTAACTCAAAATTAATACTTGCAAATAAAGAGACTACGACTGATGAAGAGCTAGAGCGTATAGAAGGTGTAATCGCTCATGAGTACTTTCATAATTGGACGGGGAATAGAATAACTTGTAGAGATTGGTTTCAATTATCCCTAAAAGAGGGTTTAACAGTATTTAGAGATCAGGAATTTACATCAGATCTTCATAATCGTTCAATAAAAAGACTTGAGGATGCAAAATTCTTAAGAAAAGCACAATTTAGAGAAGACTCCGGTCCAACATCACATCCAGTGAGACCTGAAAAATATTTAGAGATAGACAATTTTTATACAACTACTATCTACGAAAAAGGAGCAGAAATAATAAGGATGCTTAAAACATTAGTAAAAGAAGAAAACTTTAATAATGGTTTTAGTAATTTTATTTCTACCTATGATGGGAAAGCAGCAACTATTGATCAATTTGTTAATAAGATTTTAGAAAATAACAAAGAAATAAATAATGAAAAATTTAAAACTTGGTATAAACAAAATGGAACTCCACTAGTTAAGTTTAAAAGAAAATGGGATAAAGAAAAACAAATCCTTAAAATACAAGTCTCGCAAATAAATTCAAATAAAAAAAATCTTTATAACGATTTACCTCTAATAATTCCTATTAATATTGCAATATTCTTGAATAGTTATGAAAAAATAAAAAAGACACTTATCTTAAAAGAAAAGGAAGAGGAATTCACTTTAGAAAATATAAACTCCAAATTTGACAGCCCAATAATTTCTTATTTTCGAAATTTCTCAGCTCCCATTAAATGGGAAACAGATACTACTTTTGCAGAGAAATTATTAATACTAGAATTTGAAACTGATTATTTTACGATATATGACACGATAAAAGGCATATATAAAAAAATAATTTGCAAAAGAATATATGAAGAACCCGATATTAATATTGAAAATAAATTAATAACAACATTAAGATCAATAATAAGGAATAATAAAAGTATAAATTTATCTCTCTTATCTGAAATACTTAGTATCCCAACTTTCTCTGAAATAGAATCAGAGATCAAGAAAGTTGATCCATTAAAAGTTTATAAAACTATTGACGACTTAAATTATCTTTTTGGTACAAAATTAAAAGTAGAACTACTGAATAAGCTTAAAGAAATTGATAAAAACATTACTAAATTATGGCCTGAGGGTAAGGATGAAAGAAAACTAATAGAAACAATATGGAGGTTACTTTTACATAGTAAATATGAGGGAATTAAAAATAAAGTAATTAGTTATATAGATAGTAATTCAATGACTCTTTCAAAAGCTGCTTTGAATGTATTCACCAGGATTAATTGTCCGGAAAGAGAATTAATTTCAAATATTTTTTTTAATAAATGGAAACACAATCCAGTAGTCTTAGATAATTGGTTCTTTTTTAAAGCATCTATTGAGATAAATAATAATCAAAAAAATATTGAAGCTCTATTTAAAAATGAATATTTTGATGTCAAATCACCCAATACTTTAAAATCTATATTAAATGCATACGTAACAAGAAATTCATTATTCCACTCCAGAGATGGATCAGGTTATAAATACGTAGCAGATAAAATTCTAGAATATGACAAATCAAATCCAATAGTAATTTCACGTTTTTTAAAAATATTTAGTACTTTCAGGCAATATGAAAATCCTTATAAAAGAAATATAATTAAAGTTCTTGATTACATTAAAAAAAATAAACTCTCACCAAATACAAGAGAAATTATAGATGCAATTTTAAATTAA
- a CDS encoding photosystem II reaction centre N prot, with the protein MFAIALGLGPIETITIAISATVFISAFTWVSIKGDLRELANELIDDNNQKEEN; encoded by the coding sequence ATGTTTGCAATTGCATTAGGATTAGGTCCTATAGAAACAATTACAATAGCAATATCAGCTACAGTTTTTATTTCTGCTTTTACATGGGTATCAATTAAAGGTGATTTAAGAGAACTTGCAAACGAACTAATTGATGATAATAATCAGAAAGAAGAAAATTAA
- the purT gene encoding formate-dependent phosphoribosylglycinamide formyltransferase — MSSFKFIPKKILLLGSGELGKELVVEAKRLGLEVIAIDKYENAPAMQLADNSFVIDMSDKEILKKKIKELNPDFVVPEIEALSIEALKELEDEGINIVPNARTVEITMNRDKIRDLASKELNIKTAKFSYVFNVDELEIKSSEIGFPLLIKPLMSSSGKGQSLVNRKEDLLLAWNDALKNSRGKIVGVILEEFLNFDYEFTLLTIRKTSGENIFCEPIGHEQYKGDYQCSWQPLDMNQSLINEARKMTTKILNNLNGSGIYGVEFFVRGKEVIFSELSPRPHDTGMVTLVSQNINEFELHLRAFLNLPIPNISLLKPSATRVIISDKESNTPSYSGLNEALELENTKVLIFGKPTAKKGRRMGVVLSTDDDLNIARENADKSALKIKIVS, encoded by the coding sequence ATGAGCAGCTTTAAATTTATTCCCAAGAAAATATTATTACTTGGCAGTGGCGAACTTGGAAAAGAATTAGTGGTTGAAGCTAAAAGATTAGGCCTAGAAGTAATAGCTATTGATAAATACGAAAATGCACCTGCGATGCAATTAGCTGATAATTCTTTTGTCATAGATATGAGTGATAAGGAAATACTAAAAAAAAAGATAAAAGAACTCAATCCTGATTTTGTAGTACCCGAAATTGAAGCACTATCAATTGAAGCTTTAAAGGAATTGGAAGATGAAGGAATAAATATCGTTCCTAATGCTAGAACTGTTGAAATAACTATGAATAGGGATAAAATAAGAGACCTGGCATCTAAAGAATTAAATATAAAAACTGCAAAATTTAGTTATGTTTTTAATGTTGATGAGCTAGAAATAAAGTCATCTGAAATTGGATTCCCTCTTTTGATAAAGCCTCTAATGAGTTCATCAGGTAAAGGTCAAAGTTTAGTTAATAGGAAAGAGGATCTTTTATTAGCTTGGAATGATGCCTTGAAAAATTCAAGAGGAAAAATAGTTGGTGTAATACTTGAGGAATTTTTAAATTTTGATTATGAATTTACTCTTTTAACTATTAGAAAAACTAGTGGAGAGAATATATTTTGTGAGCCAATAGGTCATGAACAATACAAAGGAGATTATCAATGTAGCTGGCAACCATTGGATATGAATCAATCCTTGATTAATGAAGCCCGAAAAATGACAACAAAAATATTAAACAATTTAAATGGTTCAGGTATATATGGGGTTGAGTTTTTTGTTAGAGGCAAAGAGGTTATATTTTCAGAATTATCTCCTAGGCCTCATGATACAGGAATGGTCACCTTAGTTAGTCAAAACATAAACGAATTTGAATTACACTTAAGAGCCTTTTTAAATCTACCTATACCAAATATCTCACTATTAAAGCCATCAGCAACCAGAGTAATAATATCAGATAAAGAATCTAATACTCCTTCATACTCTGGACTAAACGAGGCATTAGAACTAGAGAATACTAAAGTTCTAATATTTGGGAAACCAACAGCAAAGAAAGGAAGGAGAATGGGGGTAGTCCTTTCAACAGATGATGACCTAAATATTGCTAGAGAAAATGCGGACAAGTCAGCACTTAAAATAAAAATTGTTTCCTAA
- a CDS encoding glutathione peroxidase codes for MVVDVQNTTVVSANGEAKKLGQYSGNVILIVNVASYCGNTAQYKDLQKLHDKYSKKGLRILAFPCNDFGNQEPDSLTEIKNFCSTKYGVEFEIMEKVHAKGNTSEPYTTLNNVEPKGDVEWNFEKFLIGKDSNVIARFKPGIQPFDENLIAAIEVAIDS; via the coding sequence ATGGTAGTAGATGTCCAAAACACAACCGTTGTTTCAGCAAATGGAGAAGCGAAAAAACTTGGCCAATATTCAGGAAATGTAATTTTGATAGTAAACGTCGCCAGTTATTGCGGTAATACTGCTCAATATAAGGATCTCCAAAAGCTTCACGATAAATATTCAAAAAAAGGTTTAAGGATTCTTGCTTTCCCTTGTAATGACTTCGGGAATCAAGAGCCTGATTCTCTTACAGAGATAAAGAACTTTTGTTCTACAAAATATGGTGTTGAATTCGAAATTATGGAAAAAGTACACGCGAAAGGTAATACTAGCGAACCATATACAACACTAAATAATGTTGAACCAAAGGGTGATGTTGAATGGAATTTTGAAAAATTTTTAATTGGCAAAGATAGTAATGTGATTGCAAGGTTTAAACCTGGTATTCAACCATTCGATGAAAATTTAATTGCCGCAATAGAAGTAGCAATAGATTCTTAA